GGAGCCGAAATCGTCCGCAACGGCCTCATCGGCAAGCTCAAGGAAGTGCATGTCGGCCTGCCAAGCGGCCACAACGATTTCGCCGGCACGAAAGACAAGCGTTCGGTGACACCACCGCCCGCAGAACTTGATTATGAGATGTGGATCGGTCCCGCCACGATGCAGGACTACATTGAGTGCCGCATTCACAAAAACTGGCGCTGGGATTACAACATTGGCGGCGGCCAGCTTCTCGACTGGATCGGCCACCACTGTGACATCGCGCATTGGGGTATGGACATGGACAGCAGCGGCCCGCTGGAGATCAATCCCATCCAGGTGGACATGCCGCCGCGCACCGACATCTGGAACACCGCCACCAAATATCGCGCCGAGGCCAAGTATGCCGGTGACATCACCATGACCATCGCCGGTGGTCATCCCGACATTGCGATGGGCACCAAATGGATCGGTACCGACGGCTGGGTGCATGTGAACCGGGGCAGCTACGATTCATCGAATCCTGCGCTCAAGAAGGTCATCAAGAAACGTGAGAGCGACAAACCCGACGCCAAAGTCATCGAAGCCGCCTCAGCGCCGAAACTCGGCGATGATGTCATCAAGACTCGTCTGTACGAGACCAAGGGCCATCACCGCAACTTCCTCGACTGCGTGAAGAGCCGCCAGCCGACCGTAACCCCTGTCGAAACCGCCCACCGCAGTGCCACGCCCGGCCACCTCGCCCTCATTTCCTTCCTCACCGGCCGTTCCATCAAGTGGGATCCTGCCAAGGAAGAGATCATCGGCGATGCTGATGCTTCAAAGCTCCTCGGGCGCGAGTATCGCGGTCCTTGGAAGCTCGAAGCGTGATCGTCCGGCCTAAGCGATCACATCCCGCAGCACGTTTCCATGCACATCCGTGAGCCGCAGGTCGCGGCCGCTGAAGCGGTAAGTGAGCTGTTCGTGATCAATGCCCATGAGATGCAGCACCGTGGCCCACATGTCATAGACGGTGCAGGCGTTTTCGATGGCGTGGTAGCCGAAGTCGTCGGTGGCTCCGTAAATGTGGCCGGGCTTGATGCCGCCGCCAGCCATCCAGATCGTGAAGCCATACGGATTGTGATCGCGGCCATCGGTGCCTTGGGCGAAAGGTGTGCGTCCGAACTCACCAGCCCACACGACGAGCGTGCTGTCGAGCAGGCCGCGTGATTTGAGGTCTTTGACGAGCGCGGCGATGGGCTGATCGACCTGATAGGCCATGTTGCCGTGGCCTTTTTTGATCTGGCCGTGCTGATCCCAGGGATTCGGTGCCTGTCCGGCGCCGAGTTTTTGCGGAAGACAGCTCAGCTCGACAAAACGCACGCCGCGCTCCACCAACCGCCGCGCGAGCAG
The Prosthecobacter sp. genome window above contains:
- a CDS encoding Gfo/Idh/MocA family oxidoreductase, encoding MKRIPVSSRRQFIGRTAAAIGFPTIIPASVLGQNAPSNKITMAVFGWGMMGPGNTAKFLQEQDCRIVAACDIHKGNLEKALNTINGAYKNTDCKGYHDYREVMARKDIDTVMLALPDNWHALTAIEAAKNGKDIYGEKPLARTIAEQQAIVKAVQKHGRIWQTGSWQRSEDNFRIGAEIVRNGLIGKLKEVHVGLPSGHNDFAGTKDKRSVTPPPAELDYEMWIGPATMQDYIECRIHKNWRWDYNIGGGQLLDWIGHHCDIAHWGMDMDSSGPLEINPIQVDMPPRTDIWNTATKYRAEAKYAGDITMTIAGGHPDIAMGTKWIGTDGWVHVNRGSYDSSNPALKKVIKKRESDKPDAKVIEAASAPKLGDDVIKTRLYETKGHHRNFLDCVKSRQPTVTPVETAHRSATPGHLALISFLTGRSIKWDPAKEEIIGDADASKLLGREYRGPWKLEA